The Acropora muricata isolate sample 2 chromosome 5, ASM3666990v1, whole genome shotgun sequence genome includes a window with the following:
- the LOC136917139 gene encoding LON peptidase N-terminal domain and RING finger protein 3-like, translated as MEKEAEDDMSKGNFNKAREKFEMLLQQDKSKTKFWLLGKADCLACEGRLHESLPVYCEAFKYGKVNPDRLHRFVKALSKLIEKDSHATEQQTPVEDSNGLQCGVCTGLLYDPVTLPCGHSFCRLCLKKQESEKCVCCGNQFSYSRLKTNVILQHVLEKSFKVELEATRLRLQGNQLHRKKNSVEAIEKYEEAEKLSKADHLIQSNLACVLLSLGNFEKALQRANKTCELQPTWPKGFYRRGCALLGLHQKPEAAVSFLHCLVRDPDNKGVKTSLTKLIHEVITQEMPAHNLSSDQDPILQRLTNLLALVEQSKKFWSLKEEMSDHEPDMKKLKFLKCCSVEDLECTLCCRLFYEPVTTPCGHVFCRACLNCNLDHRPTCPICRCSLSKFLAERRENVTVNISQLIESTLPEEYAERKQIHEEEMKKLASVASDTSEEVPIFVCTLAFPTLPCPLHIFEPRYRLMVRQCMESGSHQFGMCVPDMEKGFADYGVMLEINDLQYLPDGRSFVDCVGGRRFKVLERGMQSGYHTAKVEWIKDNPIPEDQLDEVKTLHQNVYNEAKVWFTNLQLIPRRRITNMFSSMPNCDAEQLSQSQGPMWMWWLLGAFPLDEPVQLEFISMSCVKSRLEKLQQLIRSMQSI; from the exons ATGGAGAAGGAAGCTGAGGATGATATGTCAAAGGGAAACTTCAACAAAGCACGAGAAAAGTTCGAAATGCTCCTTCAACAGGATAAATCGAAAACTAAGTTTTGGCTCTTGGGCAAAGCTGATTGTTTGGCCTGCGAGGGGCGTCTGCATGAATCTCTGCCAGTATATTGTGAGGCCTTTAAATACGGCAAAGTAAACCCAGATCGTCTCCATCGCTTTGTAAAAGCACTTTCGAAGCTGATAGAGAAAGATAGCCATGCAACGGAGCAACAAACGCCGGTCGAAGATAGTAATGGATTGCAATGTGGAGTGTGCACAGGGTTACTTTATGATCCCGTAACTTTACCCTGTGGTCATTCCTTTTGTAGACTGTGTTTGAAAAAGCAAGAGAGTGAGAAATGCGTATGCTGTGGTAATCAATTCTCCTACAGTCGCTTGAAAACAAATGTGATACTGCAGCATGTGTTGGAGAAATCTTTTAAAGTAGAACTGGAAGCGACTAGATTGCGTCTTCAAGGAAACCAATTACATCGGAAGAAAAATAGCGTAGAAGCGATCGAAAAATACGAAGAGGCTGAAAAATTAA GCAAAGCTGACCATTTGATTCAAAGTAACCTTGCTTGTGTGTTGCTGTCActtggcaattttgaaaaagccTTGCAAAGAGCCAACAAGACATGTGAACTCCAACCAACCTGGCCAAAG GGATTTTACAGGAGAGGTTGTGCTTTGTTGGGTCTTCATCAGAAGCCAGAGGCAGCTGTGTCATTTTTGCATTGTCTTGTCAGAGATCCTGACAACAAAGGAGTAAAAACATCTCTGACAAAG CTTATACATGAGGTGATCACCCAAGAAATGCCAGCTCATAACCTCTCAAGTGATCAAGATCCCATTCTTCAAAGACTTACAAATCTGCTAGCTTTGGTAGAACAGAGTAAGAAATTTTGGTCTCTGAAAG AGGAGATGTCAGATCATGAACCTGACatgaaaaagttaaaatttcTGAAGTGTTGCTCTGTGGAAGACCTGGAGTGCACGCTCTGTTGCAG GCTGTTTTATGAGCCTGTCACCACACCCTGTGGTCATGTGTTTTGTCGGGCATGTCTCAACTGTAATCTTGATCACAGACCAACCTGTCCAATCTGCAGATGCTCACTAAGCAAG tttctgGCTGAACGAAGAGAG AATGTTACAGTTAACATTAGCCAGTTGATTGAGTCAACTCTTCCAGAGGAGTAtgctgaaagaaaacaaattcatgaagaagaaatgaaaaagttaGCCAG TGTGGCCAGTGACACTTCAGAAGAAGTCCCAATCTTTGTCTGTACCCTGGCATTTCCCACCCTACCCTGCCCGCTGCACATCTTTGAACCTCGCTACCGTCTGATGGTCAGGCAGTGCATGGAGTCAGGTTCCCATCAGTTTGGAATGTGTGTGCCTGACATGGAAAAGGG attCGCGGATTATGGTGTTATGTTGGAGATAAATGACCTTCAGTATCTTCCTGATGGGAGATCATTTGTGGATTGTGTTGGTGGAAGGCGGTTCAag GTACTTGAGCGGGGAATGCAGAGCGGTTACCACACAGCCAAAGTGGAGTGGATTAAAGATAACCCAATTCCAGAAGATCAGCTGG ATGAAGTCAAGACTCTGCATCAAAATGTGTACAATGAAGCAAAGGTCTGGTTCACCAATCTTCAGCTCATTCCCAGA AGACGGATTACAAACATGTTTTCGTCTATGCCAAACTGTGATGCTGAGCAACTGAGCCAATCCCAAGGCCCAATGTGGATGTGGTGGCTGTTAGGTGCTTTTCCCTTAGATGAACCTGTTCAGCTGGAATTTATTTCTATGTCTTGTGTGAAAAGCCGACTAGAAAAATTGCAACAACTTATTCGTTCCATGCAGTCAATTTGA